One Capra hircus breed San Clemente chromosome 27, ASM170441v1, whole genome shotgun sequence DNA window includes the following coding sequences:
- the HELT gene encoding hairy and enhancer of split-related protein HELT isoform X1, translating to MSDKLKERKRTPVSHKVIEKRRRDRINRCLNELGKTVPMALAKQSSGKLEKAEILEMTVQYLRTLHSADFPRGREKAELLAEFANYFHYGYHECMKNLVHYLTTVERMETKDTKYARILAFLQSKARLGTEPAFQPLGSLPEPDFSYQLHPAGPEFAGHSPGEASVFPQGAAPGPFAWPHGASRSPALPYLSSAPVPLPSPAQQHSAFLAPGQGLDRHYLNLIGHAHPSALNLHAPQHPPVL from the exons ATGTCAGACAAGCTCAAGGAACGCAAA AGAACCCCCGTTTCCCACAAAGTGATAGAAAAGAGGAGAAGAGACCGGATTAACCGCTGTTTGAACGAGCTGGGCAAGACGGTGCCCATGGCCCTGGCGAAGCAG AGTTCCGGGAAGCTGGAGAAGGCGGAGATCCTCGAGATGACCGTGCAGTACCTGAGAACCCTGCACTCCGCCGATTTTCCCCGGGGAAGGGAAAAAG CAGAGTTGCTAGCAGAGTTTGCCAACTACTTCCACTACGGCTACCACGAGTGCATGAAGAACCTAGTGCATTACCTCACCACCGTGGAGCGGATGGAGACCAAGGATACCAAGTACGCGCGCATCCTcgccttcttgcagtccaaggcccGCTTGGGCACCGAGCCCGCCTTCCAGCCACTGGGTTCGCTCCCAGAGCCGGATTTCTCTTACCAGCTGCACCCAGCGGGGCCCGAGTTCGCGGGCCACAGCCCGGGTGAGGCGTCCGTGTTCCCGCAGGGCGCGGCGCCGGGGCCCTTCGCCTGGCCTCACGGCGCGTCCCGCAGCCCCGCGCTGCCCTACCTGTCCAGCGCGCCCGTGCCTCTCCCGAGCCCCGCGCAGCAGCACAGCGCCTTCCTGGCGCCCGGGCAGGGCCTGGACCGCCACTACCTGAACCTCATCGGCCACGCGCACCCCAGCGCCCTAAACCTGCACGCGCCCCAGCACCCTCCGGTGCTCTGA
- the HELT gene encoding hairy and enhancer of split-related protein HELT isoform X2 — translation MSDKLKERKRTPVSHKVIEKRRRDRINRCLNELGKTVPMALAKQSSGKLEKAEILEMTVQYLRTLHSADFPRGREKELLAEFANYFHYGYHECMKNLVHYLTTVERMETKDTKYARILAFLQSKARLGTEPAFQPLGSLPEPDFSYQLHPAGPEFAGHSPGEASVFPQGAAPGPFAWPHGASRSPALPYLSSAPVPLPSPAQQHSAFLAPGQGLDRHYLNLIGHAHPSALNLHAPQHPPVL, via the exons ATGTCAGACAAGCTCAAGGAACGCAAA AGAACCCCCGTTTCCCACAAAGTGATAGAAAAGAGGAGAAGAGACCGGATTAACCGCTGTTTGAACGAGCTGGGCAAGACGGTGCCCATGGCCCTGGCGAAGCAG AGTTCCGGGAAGCTGGAGAAGGCGGAGATCCTCGAGATGACCGTGCAGTACCTGAGAACCCTGCACTCCGCCGATTTTCCCCGGGGAAGGGAAAAAG AGTTGCTAGCAGAGTTTGCCAACTACTTCCACTACGGCTACCACGAGTGCATGAAGAACCTAGTGCATTACCTCACCACCGTGGAGCGGATGGAGACCAAGGATACCAAGTACGCGCGCATCCTcgccttcttgcagtccaaggcccGCTTGGGCACCGAGCCCGCCTTCCAGCCACTGGGTTCGCTCCCAGAGCCGGATTTCTCTTACCAGCTGCACCCAGCGGGGCCCGAGTTCGCGGGCCACAGCCCGGGTGAGGCGTCCGTGTTCCCGCAGGGCGCGGCGCCGGGGCCCTTCGCCTGGCCTCACGGCGCGTCCCGCAGCCCCGCGCTGCCCTACCTGTCCAGCGCGCCCGTGCCTCTCCCGAGCCCCGCGCAGCAGCACAGCGCCTTCCTGGCGCCCGGGCAGGGCCTGGACCGCCACTACCTGAACCTCATCGGCCACGCGCACCCCAGCGCCCTAAACCTGCACGCGCCCCAGCACCCTCCGGTGCTCTGA